The Bacteroidota bacterium DNA window ATTGCTTTATATGAAAACTCTGCAATTTCTATCCCTGCCTGTATCGGTACAAATCGTAAGCCTCTCACAAGAATTTTCTTAATGCGCTGGGTAAACTTCGCTGCTACTATATACGACAATTCCTTCTCCTCGAAGAAATTCAAGCATTTTTCACCGAAAAACCCATTGTCTGCTCGTATCAACCCCACTTTCATCGCACCCAAAAGAGAAAAGGTCTCCTCTAAAAAGTTTACCATGTTGTTGGATGAGGATGTATTTCCAGCTCGAAGCCAACCATTAGCAACAACTTTCAATTCGGCGATAAAGGCAATAAGTGGATGTTGACTCGGACGTCCGGGTTTACGCGGATTATAGCCTCGCCGACTCCCTTCTTGTTCTCCATAACGCTCAATGACTGTACTGTCTAAATCAAGCGTCACTTTCATCGGTCCATATAAACCCAGTGTCCATCGTTGAAGTGATGGGAATATCTCATTGTTCTTCTGCAAACTGAACTTC harbors:
- a CDS encoding transposase, producing the protein QGLPQPGSNRGYNPVDIVMSFLVSIWVGGNRFAHCALLRYDEVLKKIFGWKEVGSESTFSRFFRKFSLQKNNEIFPSLQRWTLGLYGPMKVTLDLDSTVIERYGEQEGSRRGYNPRKPGRPSQHPLIAFIAELKVVANGWLRAGNTSSSNNMVNFLEETFSLLGAMKVGLIRADNGFFGEKCLNFFEEKELSYIVAAKFTQRIKKILVRGLRFVPIQAGIEIAEFSYKA